Genomic window (Capsicum annuum cultivar UCD-10X-F1 chromosome 10, UCD10Xv1.1, whole genome shotgun sequence):
GATGATAAAACTTTTCATATTCTCATCTAGAAATCCTCATAAGGAGCTGTCTTTATGTTGTTATCACTTGTTCCTCCTAGgaaaaacaaacaactaatacgTAGCATTCCACCGTTATATtagtttacaacaacaacatacctagtgacTAGCGTGATCTCACAAGTGGGATCCCTATGCAGACCACACCCCTACCAtggaaggtagagaggttgtttccggtagaccctcggctcaagtaaaaGCATTTCAAAGCAGttcgaaaaaataaaaagtgggaGTGAAGAAGCCTTGACAAAATACAAATGAAAGCATGACAGAACATTCTTAAAAGGGTACAGTAACTACAACACAGGTAGAttagtttaattttaaatttttatgtagtAAATATGTTCAAAACATTGGGATCAAAATAGCAACAAGGATCACTCCTGGGATTCCTTGTTTCCATGAAAGCTTCTAAACATAATCGTCAACTTCtggttttaatttttataatgatCATGGTTAGCTTGTGATTTTGAGATCTATAATAATCAAGTGTAAAATCGCAGAGTTAAGAAATACACAAACAAAACAGGATACTACTTGTCGACTTTAATAAACACTTGAATACCAGGCGGGAGAAACACAAATAATAAGACTGTACCAAAGGAACAAGGTACAGTCTTTCCTGTGCATCCTAAATCGTTTTACATCTCAATTTCCTGTAGATAGGGATGATTAGCGATGATTTCACCTAAGGTACGGGCAACATCCTTCCAACTTCCCAATGTCATGCCCACTTTAGAGAGATGTTCCGCAATCACCGAGATTGTTTAGGGTAGTCCTTGGCATTTTTCTGCTATTTTCTTTCCTATTTCATCCAACTTGGGAGGATGATCGTGTTTTGGTCCAAATCGTCAGCTCAACAACATCATCTGTATAACTGGCAGCATCTCTTATTTTTTCCTCCAAAGAGTTGattttttgaggatcaaatctacTCTTGCTAGCTTCTTCAAcaacatttttaaaatattcagcAGTTTCATGAAGGGAGTCTAGCGTTTTAGCAATTTGACCTTGAATGAGTTCTGGATGTCTTTGCTGTATAAGCTGCCATCGACTTCATAAGATATCGAATActctttttttgaaattattgagGAGACACTAAGACAGACGTGATAGTAAGAAGCTAAAAATAAGGAGGTAACACAACTATTTTCACCTTAAATATCCTTCACAAGATGAAAAGGATATCAATATAGAGAAATTTGAATTTAGTATTCACAAGTATCACAATACAAAGTTTCTCAACTATCTCAAACTATTTTTTCACACATTTTATTACCACAAATTGTTGTACAACATCTTTTAATTAATTTCCAAACCTTTTCGTAGTGTTGATGACTAAATTATTTGACTTAATCAGAAAAAGGAAAGACAAAGTCAGAGGTGTAATGTAATAATCCTTCAATCCATTTTACATTTGATTaatgttttgcttttatatattcCCTTTCTTCTGATGGACAGTTTCTTCACTTAACTTAAAAGAATTATTATATCGCACCTACTAGTCTGActttgtctttattaattaaatcaaATGATTTAGTCATTAACACTAAGCTAAGGTTTGGAAATTACTTAGAAGGTATTCTGATACTTGCGGCAAGTGCTAAGTTCACATCTCTCTATATTGATATCCTTTTGATCTTGTGAAGCNNNNNNNNNNNNNNNNNNNNNNNNNNNNNNNNNNNNNNNNNNNNNNNNNNNNNNNNNNNNNNNNNNNNNNNNNNNNNNNNNNNNNNNNNNNNNNNNNNNNNNNNNNNNNNNNNNNNNNNNNNNNNNNNNNNNNNNNNNNNNNNNNNNNNNNNNNNNNNNNNNNNNNNNNNNNNNNNNNNNNNNNNNNNNNNNNNNNNNNNNNNNNNNNNNNNNNNNNNNNNNNNNNNNNNNNNNNNNNNNNNNNNNNNNNNNNNNNNNNNNNNNNNNNNNNNNNNNNNNNNNNNNNNNNNNNNNNNNNNNNNNNNNNNNNNNNNNNNNNNNNNNNNNNNNNNNNNNNNNNNNNNNNNNNNNNNNNNNNNNNNNNNNNNNNNNNNNNNNNNNNNNNNNNNNNNNNNNNNNNNNNNNNNNNNNNNNNNNNNNNNNNNNNNNNNNNNNNNNNNNNNNNNNNNNNNNNNNNNNNNNNNNNNNNNNNNNNNNNNNNNNNNNNNNNNNNNNNNNNNNNNNNNNNNNNNNNNNNNNNNNNNNNNNNNNNNNNNNNNNNNNNNNNNNNNNNNNNNNNNNNNNNNNNNNNNNNNNNNNNNNNNNNNNNNNNNNNNNNNNNNNNNNNNNNNNNNNNNNNNNNNNNNNNNNNNNNNNNNNNNNNNNNNNNNNNNNNNNNNNNNNNNNNNNNNNNNNNNNNNNNNNNNNNNNNNNNNNNNNNNNNNNNNNNNNNNNNNNNNNNNNNNNNNNNNNNNNNNNNNNNNNNNNNNNNNNNNNNNNNNNNNNNNNNNNNNNNNNNNNNNNNNNNNNNNNNNNNNNNNNNNNNNNNNNNNNNNNNNNNNNNNNNNNNNNNNNNNNNNNNNNNNNNNNNNNNNNNNNNNNNNNNNNNNNNNNNNNNNNNNNNNNNNNNNNNNNNNNNNNNNNNNNNNNNNNNNNNNNNNNNNNNNNNNNNNNNNNNNNNNNNNNNNNNNNNNNNNNNNNNNNNNNNNNNNNNNNNNNNNNNNNNNNNNNNNNNNNNNNNNNNNNNNNNNNNNNNNNNNNNNNNNNNNNNNNNNNNNNNNNNNNNNNNNNNNNNNNNNNNNNNNNNNNNNNNNNNNNNNNNNNNNNNNNNNNNNNNNNNNNNNNNNNNNNNNNNNNNNNNNNNNNNNNNNNNNNNNNNNNNNNNNNNNNNNNNNNNNNNNNNNNNNNNNNNNNNNNNNNNNNNNNNNNNNNNNNNNNNNNNNNNNNNNNNNNNNNNNNNNNNNNNNNNNNNNNNNNNNNNNNNNNNNNNNNNNNNNNNNNNNNNNNNNNNNNNNNNNNNNNNNNNNNNNNNNNNNNNNNNNNNNNNNNNNNNNNNNNNNNNNNNNNNNNNNNNNNNNNNNNNNNNNNNNNNNNNNNNNNNNNNNNNNNNNNNNNNNNNNNNNNNNNNNNNNNNNNNNNNNNNNNNNNNNNNNNNNNNNNNNNNNNNNNNNNNNNNNNNNNNNNNNNNNNNNNNNNNNNNNNNNNNNNNNNNNNNNNNNNNNNNNNNNNNNNNNNNNNNNNNNNNNNNNNNNNNNNNNNNNNNNNNNNNNNNNNNNNNNNNNNNNNNNNNNNNNNNNNNNNNNNNNNNNNNNNNNNNNNNNNNNNNNNNNNNNNNNNNNNNNNNNNNNNNNNNNNNNNNNNNNNNNNNNNNNNNNNNNNNNNNNNNNNNNNNNNNNNNNNNNNNNNNNNNNNNNNNNNNNNNNNNNNNNNNNNNNNNNNNNNNNNNNNNNNNNNNNNNNNNNNNNNNNNNNNNNNNNNNNNNNNNNNNNNNNNNNNNNNNNNNNNNNNNNNNNNNNNNNNNNNNNNNNNNNNNNNNNNNNNNNNNNNNNNNNNNNNNNNNNNNNNNNNNNNNNNNNNNNNNNNNNNNNNNNNNNNNNNNNNNNNNNNNNNNNNNNNNNNNNNNNNNNNNNNNNNNNNNNNNNNNNNNNNNNNNNNNNNNNNNNNNNNNNNNNNNNNNNNNNNNNNNNNNNNNNNNNNNNNNNNNNNNNNNNNNNNNNNNNNNNNNNNNNNNNNNNNNNNNNNNNNNNNNNNNNNNNNNNNNNNNNNNNNNNNNNNNNNNNNNNNNNNNNNNNNNNNNNNNNNNNNNNNNNNNNNNNNNNNNNNNNNNNNNNNNNNNNNNNNNNNNNNNNNNNNNNNNNNNNNNNNNNNNNNNNNNNNNNNNNNNNNNNNNNNNNNNNNNNNNNNNNNNNNNNNNNNNNNNNNNNNNNNNNNNNNNNNNNNNNNNNNNNNNNNNNNNNNNNNNNNNNNNNNNNNNNNNNNNNNNNNNNNNNNNNNNNNNNNNNNNNNNNNNNNNNNNNNNNNNNNNNNNNNNNNNNNNNNNNNNNNNNNNNNNNNNNNNNNNNNNNNNNNNNNNNNNNNNNNNNNNNNNNNNNNNNNNNNNNNNNNNNNNNNNNNNNNNNNNNNNNNNNNNNNNNNNNNNNNNNNNNNNNNNNNNNNNNNNNNNNNNNNNNNNNNNNNNNNNNNNNNNNNNNNNNNNNNNNNNNNNNNNNNNNNNNNNNNNNNNNNNNNNNNNNNNNNNNNNNNNNNNNNNNNNNNNNNNNNNNNNNNNNNNNNNNNNNNNNNNNNNNNNNNNNNNNNNNNNNNNNNNNNNNNNNNNNNNNNNNNNNNNNNNNNNNNNNNNNNNNNNNNNNNNNNNNNNNNNNNNNNNNNNNNNNNNNNNNNNNNNNNNNNNNNNNNNNNNNNNNNNNNNNNNNNNNNNNNNNNNNNNNNNNNNNNNNNNNNNNNNNNNNNNNNNNNNNNNNNNNNNNNNNNNNNNNNNNNNNNNNNNNNNNNNNNNNNNNNNNNNNNNNNNNNNNNNNNNNNNNNNNNNNNNNNNNNNNNNNNNNNNNNNNNNNNNNNNNNNNNNNNNNNNNNNNNNNNNNNNNNNNNNNNNNNNNNNNNNNNNNNNNNNNNNNNNNNNNNNNNNNNNNNNNNNNNNNNNNNNNNNNNNNNNNNNNNNNNNNNNNNNNNNNNNNNNNNNNNNNNNNNNNNNNNNNNNNNNNNNNNNNNNNNNNNNNNNNNNNNNNNNNNNNNNNNNNNNNNGAGTAGATTTGATCctgaaaaaatcaaatctttcGAGGAAATAATAATATCTGCTGCTAATGATGCAGAAGATTTTATTGAGATGTGCTGGACATGTGAAAATGCATCTGAAAGTTCACTAAACAAGAATTTGCGACCGGTTGttgaaagaataaatataatagaGAATGAAGTGATGGAGATTGTTTCTGATTTTAGCACAAGTAGTCATGACATGGATGATCATCAAGCTCTTGAATCTGTGGGGGATTTCTTGATTGACAGTACTTCTTCTAGAAGTAACTGGATGCTGCAACATTTGGAAGGTGATATCGTGCAAGGACTTGATGGGGATTTGGAGATTATAGTTAGAATATTGAAAGAGCCGTTGTCCTATCTAGACATTGTCACAATATCAGGCATGGGTGGCATCGGCAAAACAACACTTGCTAGAAAAGCTCATGATCATCTGAAAATCAGGTATCATTTTGACATTCGTGTTTGGGTTACAATATCTCAAGTACATGGAAGTAGAAATTTGTCGTTAGAAGCTTTACATTGCCTTTCCAAGAAAACAAATATTGAGATAGAAAAAGATTATGAAAAGAAGGACGACAATGAATTAGCCGACCTGGTGCAGAAAACACTAAAGGTTCGGAGATACCTTGTTGTAGTTAATGATATTTGGAGTACGGATGTTTGGGATAGCATAAGAGCAATATTTCCTAATTGCAATAATAGGAGTCGAATCTTATTGACCACTAGAGAAACAAAGGTTGCAATATATGCAAATCCTGATAGCCGTCATGAGATGAACCCCTTGAATTTAGAAAACAGTTGGAAGTTACTTCGTGATAAAGTGTTTGGACCAGAATATGATCATCCTCCTGAGTTGGAAGAAATTGGACAGCAAATAGCGGAAAAATGCCTAGGACTATCCTTGACAATTTCAGTGATTGCGAGACATCTCTCTAAAGTGGCCAGGGCATTAGAAAGTTGGATGGATGTTTCCCGAaccatgggtgaaatcattgctAATCATCCAGATAAATGCTTAGGAGTGCTCAGTTTGAGTTACCACAACTTGCCTAATCACCTCAAACCGTGCTTTCTTTCTATGGGTAGTTTCCTGGAGGATTATCAGGTTGAGACTTGGGGATTGATTCAATTATGGATCGCTGAAGGTTTTATAAGGAGGCCTGAAAGTGATAAAAGCTTGGAGGAAGTGGCAGAAGATTATTTGGAGGATCTTATCAGCAGGAACTTGATAATCGTTAACAAAAGGAGGTTCAGCAGTGAGATAAAAGTATGTGGAATGCATGATCTTGTCACATCCCGAGCCGAGGCCCTAGACGTGACACGCACCCGATACTATTGTTAGTATGAGCGAACGTTCTGGCATATCACATGAGCATACACCTAACATAATGAATAGAGAGAAAGCAATATAAAATAagatttattaaaggagaaagtCTTTCATCAAAGTTCTTTAATATTACATAACGCCTTACGACACAATAGTCATGACAAATAAGACTAAAAATTGCAAGATTATTATGACCACTAAATCAGTCTGTGAAGCCTCTAACAAGTACCAATattgaaaggaaagaaaataaaaagaaggcaTCATATCTTGTCCAACCTCCTGGTAGGAAAGAGGCTCACCAATAACagaagatagagatcctaatgACACGCCTGACCGCGGACTTGAGAgtcagaacctacatcatgaaacgatgtaGCGCCAAAGACGGTCAATAcgttgaatgtattggtatgcaaaaccATTTCAGGAAAGTAGTACATCAAGGGATTAGAAGtaacaataaaattcaaatataagtGAAGGCAACTGGAAAAgaactaaatttataattgtcCAAGTAGATTTactttctttgattatttgtgggagaaagtagtgaaccgtcataaaccaccatgtgagcTCATTGAGTCTGATCTCTGCCTGATCAGCTAAGCCATCCTATACCTTGCCGAGCATAGGAcgtgacatgacataatttgctagcaagtatccatggttagTCCCTTTTTGGGACACATGAAAAAAAAGAGTCTTCCGACTTGCGAAATGatctctatcctatgtcggcaaacatagtttcAGGCATTTGTCGTTTAGACCTATGCCTTCACGGTCAGCTAACCAACTCCCTTATGCTCATGatgttatcttattttttaatctttaaagtgTTATCCATATTAGGCTCATGCTCGTGGTTTAGTctttttaggatcatgtacataaTTTAGCCGTTCTAGACTCATGTTCATAGTTTAGTCGTTTTAGACTCATAGTCATAGTTTATCCGTTTTAGGCCCATGTacataatttatccatttttggGCTCATGTTGGGAATTCAATCACTTTGGGTTCATAAGATTTTTATTTGATACTTTTTCATAGTATTTTggacaattaaaaaaaaacattctttTAATGGTTCATAAACGTGACTTTCACGAATCTTGAAAGATTATGGTTAGGAGTTAACTGGAAGGAAAACAATTACACATAGTGTAACAGTTGGGATAAGTCAAATATATTCGGAAgcaaacttttgaaaaaaaaaatgattaagatAATAAGATTTCAGAACATAGAGTTTCTATTCTTTAGCCGCTCACAATTTTGGTTACCAATATTAGCTAAGATTATGAAGTTTGTGGTaataaattgtttattttagaAGTTCAAGAATTCCAAAGTAATGGCAGTCCTTCCTTCTTGTTAAGCTTAAATAATTTCAGCATGCCAACACAAACTCAAACTGGATCGGACATCAAATTAAGAGATAAGAGGGATGTTCTTTAAGTTAATTAATCCTAACGTCTTTTAAGAATTTTAGAAATAGAAAATACTTATTGAAGATTATTGAGAACACCAGGTTATTGACAGGATAAGATTCAGGTTCCAGATTTAGCCAAAACCAGTCAATATGTTCTGAATACATAAGCACTTTGCTAGGTTCCAAGAGGAAAGAGAAATAGAACTTGATAGGATGATTTGTTTTTAGTCTAATTGCTGAATTCAAACACCTAGACACCATCTGTTTGGAAAGGAGATTACAAAATAGATTTGGAGAATAAGAAAACATCATGAAACATGAGCAAAAGATGGTTCTACATACCTCAAAACGTTAGAGAAGTTAGTTACCTGAAGGGACGAAACTATGATTGATTCTTGAGCCAATTCtcttggatttatttttttatgattgaatttTGAGAGGAGAACTGGATTTTTGGATGATGAATAGTTTGTAAAACTGTTGGAGAAactgcatttttttttaaattgtgtaACCGAGGAAGGCAAAGAGATTGTAACTGATGGAGTTTTTAATGTGTGTAATGAGGGAGATTGTAACTGATGGATGGTAAGTCTAAGAGTATTAACGTATAAAATTGATGGAGTAGTAGGTTTTAATAACTAGGGGTTAATGTAAAAAGGAAAGGACGAAATTACCCCTCCaagaatatgaaaagaaaaggaaaaaaaagaaaactttcgTCTAGTATAGAGTTGTTCTGACTGCTCTTAGTAAAACacacataactttttactcaagtcTCGGATTGAtgagttgttggtggtgttggaaagaagactcaaaaatgTTTAACTTGGTAGGTAATGGGACACGTAACTCTAAATATTCTAGGAGAAATGCTTGTTTAAATTTGGTCCTTGTGTGAACCTAAACGAAAACTTAATCATTAAAGGACCTTTAACTCAAATTTGTTTTAGAGATTTCTTATGCCCTTAATTCATATCCAATACCCCTACGACACTTAATACTTGACCTTTGCAGCTAGATagaaaaaaatttcttgattCTGGTCTAAGTACATATCAAGAGAGGtccaattgattttatttttagctcGAACATTCAGGGTGTTACAGATCTACTGCGTGAATTCTGTTTGATTGAAGTTGAAATGACAAAGTTTATGCATGTTGAGAGAAATGGTGTAGTCCTAACTCTTTCAACACAAAAGTACAATGGTCATCGCTTCAGTTTCCAGATTAACGGTTATTCAGATGATAGGCGTTTCAAGTTATTACCCTCGGTTGCCAGGTCTATCTACTTATTttctaaaactcataattttttaaGTCTTGAAGTTTTCTCCAGTTTCCACCTTCTCAGGGTATTGGCCATTTTCGATGAAAATGGAAGGTACCATTCTATTCCACCTGTAATTACAAAGTTATTTCATCTGAGATATCTACAAGTTCGATCTCATGCAGATCTTCCTGCATCAATCTCGGAGCTTCAGAATCTGCAAACTCTAATTTATGAGAGATGTTATAATCATACAACTTTACCAGAGAAGATATGGACGATGAAGAACTTGAGGCATATGCATATAAGGCATGTCTGTTATTTACCGAGTCCTAGAAGAAAAAGTATCTTAAATAAGCATCTTGTGACAGGGATGCCAAATTTGGTGGAACTTTCTAATCTCTATTTCACTAATTGTACAAATGAAATCCTTTCTAGCATTCCCAATCTAAAAAGATTGATCGTCCATTATAATGACTTTCGTAAAAAGAGTTCGGTCAATCGCCCCATTGATATGTCCAGCTTGACAAAACTCGAAGCATTGAAGTGTGTTAGTAATGCCTTTTTGTCTTGGACACCTCCGATCTCCATCAAGAAGTCTTTCTTCCCAGCATCACTTAAGAGGTTGACTTTCTCTGGCTGGTTTGGTTTTCCTTGGGAAGATATTTCAACTCTTGTCAAGTTGCCAAATCTCGAAGAGCTCAAACTTAAAGATCGTGCAGCTATTGGTGATGTATGGAGATTGCGTGATGATGACATATTCGAAAGCCTAAAGTTGTTGTTATTTCGCAGAGTACTTCTTGTGAATTGGCTAGTGAGCTGTGAGAACTTCCCAAGTCTAAAACGCCTTGTTCTGAAGAAATGCGACAACCTTAAGGAAATTCCAAtagattttggagaaatttttaGTTTGGAGTCGATTGAATTACATAATTGCAGCACTTCGGCTGAGGATTCTGCAAGAAAGATTGAACAAGAACAAGAGGACATGGGAAACAATTGCCTGAAGGTCTACATCCATACATAACACTCAATGTAAGCTTTTTTAGATTTCTCCAAAAACGAAGAGTTAATGATCAACACCGCACCTGAACTATCACCTTTCTGGGAGTTTTACACTGCAACTATCAACTCTTCTGTTTTCCTACCTGAACTATCACCATCTACTCAATTAGGTGTTTTTTAATAGATAGATGATGATAGTTCAAGTGGGAAAGAGAATAGCCGATAGTTGAGGTGTGAAACTTTTGAAAAAGTGAGTTTAGATAAGTTTTTGATCGTCAcctcgaaaaaagaaaaaaatttcattagtAACATTATTAATTACTCCGTCTTCAGTAAGGACAGGATGGCCTAGTGGGGCTTCACAACTGTTTCACAATGTGTCTTAGTCAAGCAGGATCCTGAGTCAATACATCATCCTGAGGCAATATGGAGTAATCTATTGGTTTGGCAAGGGACATCTAGAGGTTGGTGTTAGCAGCTGCAGTATATCAAATCTGGCATGAGAGAAACCAAATCATTTTTAAGACCAAAGCTAGACCACCACAAATCATGGTTCGATTGATCGTGCAAGAGGTGCACCACTGAGCTAGTTTAGTTCCTCGACTTCGAAGATTACATGCCAAAGTTGAACTTCTATTCGTAGTAGAGCTCATGTCATCTAGATTAGGTGTTTCTCTTATCCTGGGATGTATGTCCAGGAGTAATTTCTTTGTGCAGTTTTCTGACAATTTCTTTGTGTAGTtttcaagtcttggaaacagcctctggcagaaatacaaggtaaggctgtgtacaatacacccttggggcggggcccttccccagaccccGTACATAGTGAGAACTTTAGTGCACAGGACTGCCCTTTTATAATAGGCCCCACCAATTTTGTGAATCAATGCATGTCACCCGTTTGACGTGAAAAATGGCTTCTCCTGCTCCGCCAAAGAAACCTGATCGATTTAATAGGCTATTAAGGGACCATCCGAGAAGTTTTGTCTAAAAACTATTCTAGATTTCTTATGATGTACGTGTTTTTGTATATTCATTCTTGGCTTAATTTCTTGAAAGTTAAAAAGTGATATTTGTATGCGAATGGCCCAAAATTTTGTGATGCGATGGTTAACTAGCAAAGGTAGATACACTGAAAGTAATGATCCTTTTCAGGAACCTATCAAATATTAAGAACCGAATCTCTTAGTATATAATCTGCTAAGACAATGATCGTGATCACCTCAAATCAGCCTAAGATCCAACCAATGAACTCTAAAAAGAAGTTGTTAGACATCAGGAATCACTATGCTAAGCTCTTAATCGATAAAAGAACTGTTATATACACAAATTGACTGGTCGAATACCTTCACAGCTTCTCCTGTGGTAGCCCTTGCTCCAGATGACACTAGCTGAGCACAAACAAGCTGTAACGCCCCTCATttcaggctacaatatagaccatgattccgatgtgttgataaattccgaagccataaatcctatgccaatacggcatgttaattatttgtgtagcatgtgaatccattcaagcttgaatttagaccataggggtcatttaactcaaggacgagttgaaaactacttcgaccgATTAAGCTTAaatggacattataatttgtgtcaacttctattgaccatgactctttgtatatgtcaaattagaaagcctactatgtgtaaaatgataggtttcggagttagctttccaacgataccaattttgctaaaatccggcacccgagcaagaagttatggcctttcaaagtaatatgcgtcgcctaaccaattgcccatggccgctggaaagcataggcgatagcctaggcggcgcctatgtaaacataggcgatggaatgggcagtgcctatgtaaaggtttcaagtgacttaaacactccgtttttgcggcaaaatggtccttttccacccttacttagccctaaacaaaaaaattcagttccaaagaccccaaaatacaccttcattcatcaaaagtgctctaggattctccttagggtttcaaaataaaaacccaagcaactaaAGATTCAATCGGAGATTTTataaactaattgcatatttggaatccccagaacgtaggctttAAGAAGTACCTAtaatcttcgcatatagaggtacgtggggttatctcaaaaatctcatgggctttaaaaattcatgttttcaaaatggggttttgaaactacgaatatgattatgttttaaacgttttatgatattgatttggtctgtaggcctaattccaatgtgatttaatatattatttatggatatgcatgtgtttcataatgatgataaattgagagcatgatgtacacggaatccctctcttgatatgatattgttttaagttttcacatgatatgaatcgtttgaaatcatcttgGAATGCATGTCATGAAAGGTCttaaaaatgtcatgatttggatatggtttttgactttcaatgagagggttgttttgttcatgttgaaatatattgcatatgatgattgaatgaagagaatgatatgatactgatgacttgcaagtcgggtatgatgataccctacagagtatgacatgtgattgattgaacaaagtttgaatgcattgattttcatgagaaagatggatgcccgaagaaggcgtttgagtgaaagggctcatcgtTGGAAACCGTAGTTTCCGATGTGGGTCATATGATATTTGTATCCTACATGGGGGGATAgtaaaataattgggacatctcacatggggggattccctgcggtgtactcacatggggggtataccggctccaaatcctggcggctacttggattgaaGACTTGGCCGCCGAGCACCAGAGGCGGATTTCACATAGCCATGGAATTataattgtagggtattccacctagctaaatcgcattacattggtattgaaactattacattatgcccatgtgttttcaaataatttgatatgaaactgctttataatggctctcacctatattgtgtaaaaatattatatttctgtttagatttctctgcgtaccagtacttttgtattgatcccctcccctcccaggtttggaggcacagtctaggggtc
Coding sequences:
- the LOC107844714 gene encoding putative late blight resistance protein homolog R1A-10; amino-acid sequence: MAKHFLLLLLIALVSFCCVVLAFEPSPMQDFCVADPASPGIANQFDPEKIKSFEEIIISAANDAEDFIEMCWTCENASESSLNKNLRPVVERINIIENEVMEIVSDFSTSSHDMDDHQALESVGDFLIDSTSSRSNWMLQHLEGDIVQGLDGDLEIIVRILKEPLSYLDIVTISGMGGIGKTTLARKAHDHLKIRYHFDIRVWVTISQVHGSRNLSLEALHCLSKKTNIEIEKDYEKKDDNELADLVQKTLKVRRYLVVVNDIWSTDVWDSIRAIFPNCNNRSRILLTTRETKVAIYANPDSRHEMNPLNLENSWKLLRDKVFGPEYDHPPELEEIGQQIAEKCLGLSLTISVIARHLSKVARALESWMDVSRTMGEIIANHPDKCLGVLSLSYHNLPNHLKPCFLSMGSFLEDYQVETWGLIQLWIAEGFIRRPESDKSLEEVAEDYLEDLISRNLIIVNKRRFSSEIKVCGMHDLGVTDLLREFCLIEVEMTKFMHVERNGVVLTLSTQKYNGHRFSFQINGYSDDRRFKLLPSVARSIYLFSKTHNFLSLEVFSSFHLLRVLAIFDENGRYHSIPPVITKLFHLRYLQVRSHADLPASISELQNLQTLIYERCYNHTTLPEKIWTMKNLRHMHIRHVCYLPSPRRKSILNKHLVTGMPNLVELSNLYFTNCTNEILSSIPNLKRLIVHYNDFRKKSSVNRPIDMSSLTKLEALKCVSNAFLSWTPPISIKKSFFPASLKRLTFSGWFGFPWEDISTLVKLPNLEELKLKDRAAIGDVWRLRDDDIFESLKLLLFRRVLLVNWLVSCENFPSLKRLVLKKCDNLKEIPIDFGEIFSLESIELHNCSTSAEDSARKIEQEQEDMGNNCLKVYIHT